The sequence TCGCGGGGCTGACCTCGCTCAGTCCGATATGGCGTACCAGCCCGGCCTCCACCAGCTCGGACAGGGCGCCGACCGTCTCCTCGACGGGCGTGGCGGGGTCGCGGCGATGTGCGTAGTAGAGGTCGATGTGCTCGATGCCCAAGCGGCGCAGGGATGCCCGGCAGGCGAGGTGCACATATGCGGCGGAGGTGTCGACGTCGCCGACCCGGCCCGTGGTCGCGTCATGACGGAGCCCGAACTTCGTCGCCACCACTATCCGGTCCCGCTCGTGAGCGTGACGGCGCAGCCAGCGACCGACCAACTCCTCGTTGCCGCCCTGCCCGTAGGCGTCGGCGGTGTCCAGGAGGGTGATACCCATCTCCAGGGCGCGGTCCAGGGTGTGCTGGGACTCCTCCTCGTCCGGAACGCCGTAGGCGATCGACATTCCCATGCAGCCCAGGCCGATCGCCGACACCTCGGGGCCGTCCTGGCCCAGCTTGCGGTACTTCATGGAACGTTCCTCTCTGTGGAGCGATCAGTGGGCCGCTCCGTGGACCTGTCAGTGGAGCGATCAGTAGACATCACAGCGGTGTACGCGCGGGCGACCTCCAGCAGCCACGCGACCTCTTCGGTGTAGCCCCCGCCCTTGGCGGACTCGGGACCGGGCTCCCCGGACGTCCGGACCGGCGCACGGTCGTCCTGCCGTGCCCGCAGAGCCGACACCAGCGATCTGGCCTGCACCATGGCGTGCAGCCGGTCGCCCGACAGGCCCGCGTCCTCGGCCGACTTCCGAGCACCGGTGGCCACGTCCGGGGCCATGTACGGGCGCAGCGCGAGCAGACCGTCCTGGATCTCGATGACCATGCGGTAGAGGCGGTAGCTGATGTCGCCGGGCAGGAAGCGGGCAAGGCGGCCGGCACGGTGCGGGTCGAGCGCGATGTCCGGCACGGCCGCGTACACGGCTCTCCACAGCGGATGCAGCCGCTGATAGGTGACGAAGTTGCGGACCAGCCGCCGCCATTCGGAGACACTCGGTCCCCAGGACGGCATGGTGAGACCTGCCACCAGAAAGAAGATGCCGATCCCGTTGGCCACCGGCGTCAGCAGTTCCCAGTCCAGCGGGTCCAGTCCGCTCTGCACCGCGATCAGCGAGAGCAGGCGGTTGAGACAGTAGACGAGGCACGCGCTCGCGCCGATCGCCGTGCTGTACAGGCCCCTTCGCAGCCACTGCCGTCCGGCCACTCTCCCGTAGCGGCGGCACAGCCGGATGATCTCGATCATTCCGGCGCCGAACGCGCTGACGTAGAGCAGCAGATAGGCGGCGACCAGCGGGCGGTGCGCGTTCTGGAGCAGATAGTGCGCGCTGCGCTGTTGTGCACCCGATCCTGCCATCGCCCACAGGACGATCATGGCGACTGCGCACAGGGCGGCGATGAGCAGCCGGACGAGAGCGCGCCGCCGGGCGGTCTCGGGCGGGTAGACCCAGTAGACGATGGCCGTGAGGAAGGCGGCGCTGGACGCGACGCCACCGAGGAGATGGATGCCCAGCGCCCCGATATCGGCCACCCCGAGGCGGGCGTCCACCGCCTGTGAGACGGAGGGCGTGGAGAGCAGGAAGGAGATCCCCTTGCCGGCGAACGCGAGGAGCAGCGCGAGCAGGGCCGGATCGTTTCTCTGATGACGCAGGTCGCGCAGTTTGTAGAGCAGCGCAAGGGCACAGAGGACGGCGCACGCGGGGAAGACGACGGCCTTCACGGCGGTCACGCGACCTCCTGGCGGCCCGTGGGACGCTGCTGCGCCGGACACCTACCGGGCATGGGGCCCCGGGCCCGGTTTGAGCGAGCTCTCGATCCGCGCGACCGTCTCGGCATCGGCGGACGGAACGCTCCACACCGACTCCACCGGAGGACGGGTGACGCGTTCGAGAAGGAGGGAGGCCACGGTCTCCGCCTCCTGCTCCTCCGCGGTGGAGTAGCTGGTGCGCCCCAGCATCTCCCGTACGCGCCGCGGATCCAGATGCGGCATCAGATCGCGCATCGTCACCGTGTCGAATCCGGTGGAGTCGCGGTGGTTGCACAGCATGTGCGCGAGCTCATGGGCGATGATGTGGTCCTGGTGCAGACGGCTGGTGTCCGCCTCGACCACGATGACGTCGAAGGTGTCCGTCGCCAGCCACATACCGCAGGGAGTCTTCGCGCCCAGGGGAAGCGGTACGAGCTGGATCGGACGGCCTCGGTCCGTGCTGAGTTGTTCGATCAGCGTGGCGATGCCGCATCCGTCGGACAGGTCCAGGCGTGCCAGTACCGCCTCCGAGTCCCGTCGCAGCTGCCTGAGTTCCTTCTTGCGGGGCTGTTTGTCAGCTCTGGAGGTCGAGGCCACGGCCGGTGCCTGCTCCTTCCCCTCCGTTGGTCTCTTCGTCCCGCCCGATGAAGACACGCCCAAAGGAGCCAGGGCGTGCCGCACAGGGCACCCGAGCACAGTAGCGCCTCTCCCGGGGAGCGGCAGTTGCCGGGATGCGCGCCCGGCTGCGACAAGTGCGGCCCGCCTCAGGGCAGTTCGTCTGTGGACGATACGGACCGCGTTCCGGTCCGCTCCGTGTACCGTGCTCGACCGCTCCGGCGGAGCCGCCGCCGCTCGCCGGGGCGCGCCGCGCAGGGGCGCGAGGCGCTCGGCCGGGATCCGTCCCCGAAGGTTACGCGGAGTGACGAATCGCTACGGGGCCCGCTCTGCACAGGGCCCGGCGGGGTGTCCGTCGGCTGGTCCTGGGGGACCATGGAAGCCGAAGCGCTCCACGGAGCGGGCAGGCCGGACGACACGCAGGCCACAGACCGGAGTGAGCGGGCGCCGACGTGGTCCGTCGACGGGAAGGAGGCCCGGGTGAGCGCAACCGAGGGGCTTCCGGCCGGTCCCGGGGATCCTGCGGCCGGTCCCGGTGAGCCGACGGGCGGCCCCGGTGAGCTGCCGGGCGGGACGCCGACGCCGAGCGGACTTCTGGATCTCCTCGGTGTCGCCGCGGTGCTGCTGGACGCCGAGGGGCGGATCGTGTTGTGGAGTCCGCAGGCCGAGGACCTGTACGGCTACACGGCCGCGGAGGCGCTGGGGCAGTACGCCGGGACGCTGCTCGTCGACGAAGAGCACTGGAATCTGGTGCTGGAGACGTTCGCCGAGGTCATGGAGAGCGGCAAGAGCTGGGGCGGCACGTTCCCGGTCCGGCACAAGGACGGCACCGCGCGGCCGGTCGAACTGCGCAGCATGCGGCTGCTGGACGATCGCGGCGATTTCTACGCCCTGGGGCTCGCGACCGACGCCTCGACGCTGCGCGCGGTGGAGCGGGATGTCGCGCTCTCCACCCGGCTGATCTCCCAGTCCCCGATCGGGCTGGCGATGCTCGACACCGATCTGCGGTACGTGGCCGTCAATCCCGCTCTGGAGCGGATGCACGGCATTCCGGCCAAGGACCACCTGGGCCGCCACTATCGCGAGATCATGACCGCCGCGAAGTTCGAGGTGCCCGAGGCGGCGATGCGCGAGGTCCTGGAGACCGGGATCCCGATGGTCGACCAGTCCACGATCGTCGGCCGCAGCCCCGCCGACCCGGACCATATTCACGCCTGGTCGATCTCGTTGTACCGGCTGGAGGACCCCCAGGGGCGGGTGCTCGGAGTGGCCGATCTGGTGGTGGACGTCACCGACCGCTATCAGGCCGCCAGAGAGGCGGCCGAGGCTCGGCAGCGGCTGGCCCTGATCGCGGACGGCTCCGCCCGCATCGGCACCACCCTGGAGGTGGACCAGACCGCCCGGGAGCTGGCCGAGGTCACCGTCCCCGAGATCGCGGACGTGGCCACGGTCGATCTGCTCGACTCCGTACTGCACGAGCACCGCCCGGCCAGCAGCAGCGGGCCCGCGGTGTTCCGGGCGCTCGCGGTCAAGGCCGCCTACCCCACCGAAGCCGTCGAGGCCGTCGATCCTCCCGGCCAGATCGCCGCCTTCGACGCCGGCCGCCTGGCCACCGAGTGCGTTCGCACGGGCCGCCCGATCCTGATCTCGCGCGCGGGCGAGGAGGACCTGGCACGGATGGCCCGCGACGAACGCGCCGCCACGCTGCTGGCCCGTGCGGGGGTGCACTCCCACATGCTGGTCCCGCTGATCGCCCGCGGTCAGATCCTCGGCTTCCTGGGCCTCAGCCGCGCCCGCAACCCGCTGTCCTTCACCGAGGACGACCTCGCCCTGGCCGCCGAGCTGGCCTCCCGTGCCACCGTGTGCATCGACAACGCCCGCTCGCACCAGAGCGTGCGCAACGCCGCCGTGACGCTGCAACGCAGCCTGCTCCCCGACCACCCGCCCCGGCTTCCCGGCCTCCAGATCGCCTCCCGGTACCGGCCCGCGCAGGCCACCTACGAGATCGGCGGCGACTGGTACGACGTCCTCCCCCTCGAGGGCGACAAGACCGCGCTCGTCGTCGGCGACGTCATGGGCAGCGGTATCGACGCCGCCGCGGCCATGGGCCGTCTGCGCACCGCCACCAGAGCCTTCGCCGACCTGGACCTCGCCCCCGACCAGGTCCTCCATCACCTCGACAAGATCACCTCACGGCTGGAGCACTACATCGCCACCTGTCTCTACGTCACCTACGACCCCCGCCGCGCCGAATGCCACATCGCCAACGCCGGCCATCTGCCCCCCGCCCTCGTGCGCAGCGGCAAGCCTTCCGAACTCCTCCACCTGCCCACCGGCACCCCGCTCGGAGTCGGCGGCACCCCCTTCGAGACCACCACCTTCGGCATCGGCCCCGGCGACCAACTGGTCCTGTACACCGACGGCCTGGTCGAAACCCGCCACCACCCCATCGACGAACGCCTCGAAGCGCTCCGTCGGCTGCTCGACACGCCCGACCGCACGCTGGAAGAAACCTGCGACCGGCTCCTGCGCGAACTCCGGCGGCCCGAGGACCCGGACGATGTCGCCCTGCTCATCGCCCGCACCCAACCCTTCGCGCCCTGCGGATGAAAGACGTCGCTCCTTCCCGGACCTCGGCCGCCGAAAGGACTCCGCGCGGCGCCCCGGCGGAATCCCGGTGCCCGGCCCCAGCCGGCGGCACGCCTTGCCAGCACCTGGGCGCCGCAGGATAAAAATGAACCATGACCGGACATTCGGGGCGTTTCCGGCGTTGGCTGAGCCGCAGTCGGTCCTCGTCGGCCACGCGCAGCGTCGCCCGGGAAGTCTTCCTCCTCCAGCTGGTGCTCGTGGTGCTGCTCGTCGCGGCCGCAGTGGTGGCCATGGTCGTCCAGAGCCGACGGGACACCATGACCGACGCCCGGCACCGGACCCTCGCCGCCGCCGAGTCCTTCGCCCACTCCTGGGGCCTCCAGAAGGCGCTGAACAGCAACGATCCGACCGCCAAGCTTCAGCCGCTCGCCGAGGCGGCCCGGAAGGCCTCCGGCGTCGACGCCCTCATCGTGTACAAGCTCGACGGGATCACCCTCACCCACAGTGACCCGCGACAGATCGGCAAGCACGTCATCGGCCCGTATGCCGACGCCGCCCGGGGCAAGCCCTTCACCAGGACCTTCCAGGGTGCCCTGGGCCTCTCCGTGATCTCCGCGGCCCCCGTCAAGGACTCCTCGGGCAAGGTCATCGCCATCGTCTCCGCACCGGTCACGGTGGAGAAGGTGCAGAAGTCGGTCAACCGGCAGCTGCCCCTCTTCCTGGGCACCGCGGCCGGGGCGCTGGCACTCGCCGGAGGCGGTGCGGGGCTGGTCAGCCGTCGGCTGCGGCGACAGACCCACGGTCTGGGACCGGCCGAGATGACCCGGATGTACGAGCATCACGATGCGGTCCTGCATGCGGTGCGCGAGGGCGTCCTCATCGTCGGCCGCGACGGGCGGCTGCTGCTGGCCAATGACGAGGCGCGGCGGCTCCTGGACCTGCCGGCGGACGCGGAGGGACGCCATGTCGGCGACCTGGGGCTGGACCCGCGCACCGCCGAACTCCTGGCGTCGGACCGGATCGCCACCGACGAGGTGCACCTGGCCCAGGACCGGCTGCTGGCCCTCAACAAGCGGTCCACCAGCCCCTACGGAGCCCACCAGGGAAGCGTGGTGACCCTGCGCGACACCACCGAACTGAGGTGGCTGTCCGGGCGCGCCGAGAGGGCACGGGAGCGGTTGAGGCTCCTCTACGACGCCGGGGTACGGATCGGCTCCACGCTGAATGTCGAGCGCACCGCCGAGGACCTGGCGCAGGTGGCGGTCCCCGGGTTCGCCGACATCGTCACCGTCGAGCTGCTGGACCCGGTCCTGAAAGGCGAGGAGCCGGCCGTGGCGGGGGCGGAACTGCGCCGGACGGCGATCGCCGGACTGGCGGCGGACCATCCGCTCCACCCCGTCGGCGAGCTGATGGGGTTCGCCCCGGGCGCCGCGGCAGCGGGAGGTGTGGACCAGGGCCGCTCCAGGGTGGAACCGGACCTGGCCGGCTCTTCCGCCTGGCGGTCCCAGGACCCGGAGCGCGCCCGGCGCATCCTGGACCACGGGGTGCATTCCCTGGCGGTCGTGCCCCTGCGCGCCCGGGGCGTGGTGCTGGGACGGGTGGACTTCTGGCGGTCGGGAAGCTCCCCTGCGTTCGACGAGGAGGACCTGTCCTTCGCCGAGGAACTGGCGGGGAGGGCCGCGGTGGGCATCGACAACGCCCGGCGCTACACCCGTGAACGCACGATGGCGATGACGCTCCAGCGCAGCCTGATGCCCCGCGGCCTGCCCGACCAGGATGCCCTGGAGGTGGCGCACCGTTATCTTCCGGCCCATGCGGGAGTGGGCGGGGACTGGTTCGACGTCATCCCGCTGCCCGGCGCCCGGGTGGCGCTGGTCATCGGCGATGTGGTCGGGCACGGCCTGCACGCGGCGGCCACGATGGGCCGGCTGCGCATCGCCGTGCACAACTTCTCGGCCCTGGACCTCTCCCCCGCCGAGCTGTTGCGCCACTTGGACGAGCTGGTGACCCATATCGACGTCCAGGACGACGCCGCGGAGGAGACGGCGATCACCGGCGCCACCTGTCTGTACGTCGTGTACGACTCCGTCTCCGGGCAGGTCACCGCGGCCACGGCCGGCCATCTGCCGCCGGCCGTGGCCCACCCCGACGGGAGGGTGGAGTTCCTGCACTCGCCGGTCTCCCCGCCGCTGGGTCTGGGCACCGGCCTGCCCTTCGAGACCGCCGAGCTGTCGCTGCCGGAAGGCTCCCGGCTGGTGCTCTACACCGACGGGCTGGTCGAGAACCGCGGCCACGACCTGGACGCGGGCCTGGACGCACTGCGGGCGGCGCTCGCCGGACCGGACCGTACGCCGGAGGACACCTGCGCCACCGTCATGCAGGCGCTGCTGCCCGCCAGGTCCGCCGACGACGTCGCGCTGCTGGTGGCCCGGACCCGGCGGCTGGACCCGGCACACGTCGCCGAGTGGGATGTCCCCCGCGACCCGGAGGCAGTGGGCACGGTCCGCAAGGACTGCGCCCGGCAGTTGGCGGACTGGGGGTTGCAGGACGTCTCCTTCGGCACCGAGCTCATCCTCAGCGAACTGGTCACCAACGCCATTCGCTACGGCGCCGAGCCCATCCACGTGCGGCTCCTGCACACCCGCACCCTGATCTGCGAGGTCTCCGACGGCAGCAGCACCTCCCCGCACATCCGCCAGGCGAAGGACACCGACGAAGACGGCCGCGGCCTCTTCCTCGTCGCGCAGTTCGCCGAGCACTGGGGCACCCGCTACTCCTCCAGGGGCAAGACGATCTGGGCCGCTCAGGCGGTCGGCCCCGACGCCGCGCCCGAGGCGTAGGCTGGTCCGGACCATTGCCGCAGAGAGCAGCGTCGGGCTGTGGCCGTGCTGGAGGCGTCGTGGCGACACATCATCGGGTCCGCGCAGGCGCTCTCCTCTGCTGTCTCGGCCTTACGGTGCTCGGTCTCGGTGCCTGCCAGGAAGCAGGCACCACCCGTCCGGTCGCGCCCTCCCGGGCGGAGTCCGCCGCGCAGGCGGGCGGCACAACGGCACTGATCAAGGCTGCGCGGCACGAGGGCAGGCTCAACACGGTCGCGCTGCCGCGCCAGTGGGCCGCCTACGGCCGGCTGATCGACCGCTTCGAGAAGAAGTACGGCATCAAGGTCGTCATCGACAATCCCTATGGCCACAGCGAGCAGGAGATCGACGCGGTGAAGCGCCACCGTGGCCGGAAGCGCGCCCCCGACGTGCTCGACCTCGGGGATTCCTTCGCCCAGTCCGCGGCGCGGCAGAACCTGCTGGCCCCCTACCGGGTCGCGCAGTTCGACCAGATCCCGCCGGAGCAGAAGGATCCCCAGGCCCGCTGGTACAACAACTACGGCGGCTATGTCTCCATCGGCTGCGACGCGGCCCGCGTGCGCACCTGCCCAGAGTCCTTCGCGGATCTGCTCCAGCCGGCGTACAAGGGTCTGGTCGCGATCCACGGCGACCCCACGATCGCGGGTTCGGCCTTCGCTGCCGTCTACGCGGCGGCGCTCGCCAACGGGGGGTCGTTCGACAACATCCAGCCGGGCATCGACTTCTTCGCCCATCTCGACAAGATCGGCAACTACAACCGGGCCGACCCCAACCCGATCGCGATCGCCAAGGGCAGGACACCGATCAGCATCGAATGGGACTACCTCAACCTCCAGCACATCGACCAGCTCCGCGGCACGGGCGTGCACTGGAAGGTCTCCATTCCGTTCGACGGCAGCTTCTCGCAGTACTACGCGCAGGCGATCAACAAGGACGCGCCCCACCCGGCCGCGGCGCGGCTGTGGGAGGAGTACCTCTTCAGTCCGGAAGGCCAGAACCTGCGCCTGGTGGACTACGCCCGCCCGGTGCTGATGGCCGCCATGGAGAAGAACGGCACCCTCGACCAGACCCTGGCCGCGCGGCTGCCGACGGTCGAGGGCACACCGCAGTTCCCGACCGAGGCCCAGCTCAACGAGGCGCTGCGGACCGTCCAGGAGAACTGGGCCAAGGCCGTCGGCGGCTGATGCGCCCTCGCCGGCCCGTCAGAAGCGCCCTAACCGACGTCGGGCGCGGACCGTACCTCGATCCGGTCCCCCGTCCGCTCCATCTCCAGCACGACGAGCTCGTTGCGTCCCCTCCGCCACAGATGGCTCGGCGCGTACAGGGTGACCTGCGGCCCCAGGGACCAGTACCGGCCGAGCGCGAACCCGTTGAGCCAGACCATGCCCTTGTCCCAGCCAGGGAAGGCGAGGAAGCCGTCCGCGGGGGTGTCGACATGGACCCGGGCCCGGTGGAAGGCGGGGCCGGTCGGGGTGTGGACTCTGCCGAATTCCAGAGCCGAGAGGTCGTCCAGGGGCAGTCGGCGGATCTCCCAGTTGCGCAGTGCCTCGCCGTCGAGGAGGACCTGGCCGCTGATTCCCTTGGGGTCGTTGAGTCCCTGGCCGAAATTGACCCGCCCGGTGGGGTCCACCAGGACGTCGAGGGTGCCGGACGCGCCGGCCACGGTGACGTCGACGGAGTGATCCGGCTGGTTGCGGTCGAAGGTGCCGATCCGCTTGCCGTCGACGAACACCAGCGCGCGGTCGCCCAGTCCGGTGATCCTCAGGCCCTTGGTGCCCTGCGGCCCGCGCACCCGGGTGCGGTAGTGGATCAGCCCGTGCGGCTGCCCGAGGGCCTCCATAGGGACGGGGGTGGCACGCCGCACCGGAGTGCCGCTCAGCGCGTCGAGGGCGTCCCTCAGCGGTACCGAATCGCGGACGGTGATCTGCTGGGCCGGCATCCGGGGTGGTGTGGCCGGCAGCGGAGCGTTCGGCAGCTGGGTGTACTTGGCGAGCACCTTGCGCACCGCGTGGAACTTCTCGGTGAGTTCGCCGGATTCGCTGATCGGGGAGTTGTAGTCGTAGCTGGTGACGGTGGGCTGATAGGCGCCGCTGCCGCTCAGATTGGCACCCGCGTACCAGCCGAAGTTCGTTCCGCCCACCGCCATATAGAGGTTGAGGGACGCCCCTGCTGCGAGGATCTTCTCCACATCGGCGGCGGTCTGCGCGGGGTCGGTGGTGTGGTGCTGCTCTCCCCAGTGGTCGAACCAGCCGTCCCAGAACTCCGTGCACCACAGGGGCTTGTCCGGCTGGAATGCGCGGAGTTCGGCGAAGGGGCCGGTGGGGTCCCCGTCGAAGTTGACGGTGGAGAGGAGGTCGGGGAGGCTGCCGTCCTTCAGGGCTTGTTGGGTGGCTCCGTTGGAGCAGAACAGCAGGCTGTCGATGCCCTGCGCCCGCATGGTGTCCCGCAGATGTGCCAGGTACGCGTGGTCGTGGCCGTAGCTGCCGTATTCGTTCTCGACCTGCATGGCGATGACGGGCCCGCCGCGAGTGGCCTGCAAGTCGACGAACCGGGGCAGCAGTTCGGCGAACCAGGCGTCGACGGCTCGCTCGTACGCGGGGTCGGAACGGCGCAGCGGCGCGTCCTTGTCCTTGAGGAGCCAGGCGGGTAGTCCGCCGAAGTCCCACTCCGCGCAGATGTAGGGGCCGGGTCGCACGATCACCTTCAGCCCGACCTCGTCCGCGGTGCGGACGAAGGCGGCGACGTCGCGCCATCCGGTGAAGTCGGCCTTCTTCTCGTACGGTTGGTGGAAGTTCCAGGCGACGTAGGTCTCCACCGTGTTCAGGCCCATGGCGCGCATCCGCAGCAACCGGTCGCGCCAGTCCTTGGGGTGCGTTCTGAAGTAGTGGAAGGCACCCGAGAGGATCCGGAACGGCTTGCCGTCCAGCAGGAACTCCTTGCCGCGGATGGTCAGCCCCCTCGGGCTTTCGGCCTGGGCGAGGGTCGCTCGGCCGCCGCCCAGGACGACGCCCGCGGACGCGGCGCCCACCATGGCTGCGCTCAGAAATCTCCGTCGGCTGAACTGCGTCATGTCTGCTCTCCTCGGCTCGACCTGTCGGCGCCCAAAGCTCGAACATGTTCAGTAGTGCGCGTTTCTGTGCAGTGCGAGTGTTGTGGAGAACAGCAACGAACACAAGAGCTCGCGTCGCCAGTCGGCGAACCAGGCAGGGGCGAGGGCATTCAGACCCTCGACGCAGGTGACTGTCCGTACCGGGCCGCCACACCTAACGCAACGTGACGAATGACGCAAACACGCCCAGGCTCAAGCAATTTGATGGGCCATCGAAGGATTTGGGGACGCTTGCCGCCTGATGCTTTTCCCCGAACTCTTCAGTAACTAAAGACATGTTGACTGTGCGTCATTTGAACAGCCCGTGAAGATGCTGTACTAATTCCCCTGCGCATTCCGAACGCGACAACCAAGGGGACATCGCCGATGTTCACCGGTGTTCGCCGCCGTTCGTGGTGCGCACGACGCAGGCATGCACGGCGGAATTCAGCGGTAACACAACGCGCATGCCGCATCACTACCGACAGGTAGGCCAGAGCCACAATTCATGAAACCGCCCATTGGGCACCCCGCATGGACTTCGTACATTCCCCCACGTCTCGAAAGAGTCCGTATATGCGTCTTCCCCGCTTCAAAACTCTGTGGAGAACGTTGACGCTGATCGCGTTAACCGCGATCACCGCCGGGTTCCTGCTCAGCGGCGGCACCGCCCGGGCCGGTTCCGTAACCGCCACCGTGACCGGCGGTCAGGGAAACTACCGCAGCGTCAACGAGAGATCGTCGTCCAGTCTTTCCGCCCACATCGTCGGTCGGGCCACGGTCGGCAGCAAGGTCTCACTGACCTGCCGCGTCCAGGGCGACGCCGTGGAGAACGACTCCCGATGGATCTGGTCGGACTCCGGATCCTTCTACATAGCCAACGCGTTCCTCAAAGGGAACACCGACAACCTGCCGACCTGCACGTCCCGGCACGCCAAGTCCAGTCGGCGCGTGGCGCTCACCATCAACATGGAGAAGCAGGTTCAGGACCAGTGGTGCTGGGACGCCAGCGGCCTGACCATCGCCAAGTACTGGGGCTACAACCAGTACAGCCAGCAGGACTTCTGCCGACTTGCCGCGCAGAACAGCAACCTCAGCTGCGACAACCAGCCCGCCACGCTCGACGACCTGGCCAACGGCCTGGGCAACATCGGTCTGAGCAACACCGGATACGACCTCTCCCGCAACGCGTCCTTCTCGGAGGTCGGCAAGGAAATCGACGGCCAACGTCCCTTCGCCGTCCGCATCGGATGGAATTCCGGCGGGGGCCATATGAACGTCATCTACGGCTACGACCCCTCATCGCAGATGGTGGCGGTCGGTGATCCCTGGCAGACCACGCAGACCTACACCTGGTGGAACTACAGCGACTACGTCAGCAACTCTTCATTCCAGTGGACCCATTCCCGCATCGGGATACACAAGTGAGGCGGGCGGCAATGCGTGACACCACAAATCCCCTGCACCGAAGTGCTACTCGTCTCGCCCTTTCCCTCGGTGCGGCGGCGACCCTGCTCTCCACCGCTTTCTGCGGCCAGGCCCAGGCGGCCGACGGCTCGAATACCATTCCCGGTTACCAGGGCGCACGGCAGGTGCTCCGGACCGCGCAAGTGCACAATGCCGTCTCCCGATTCCTCAGCGTGACGGCGAACACCGGTGCCGACGGCGGCCCGAGTGCGGCGGCACCGATGGCGTCCGGGGCACAGAGCGACCAGCAGTCGTTCAGCCTGAACGATCCGGTCGCGCTGTACGAGCTCGCCCCCGCGTTCGTCACCGGGAAAGCGAAGCCCAGCGCGGACAACGTGGCGCGCCTGTCCTACCTCGCCTCCCGGGCGAACGACGCCAACGGGCACAAGGCCACGGTCCTGCTCTCCTCCGCGACCAAGGGCGGCGGCGGCAGTTGGCATCTGACGGGTGTGCGCGACGGCGACAGCGATGTGACCTACGGCCGGCAGACCACGGGCCACTCGAAGGTCTTCACCGAGCCGCAGATCCACGCCTGGTACCGCCTGAAGAACGACATCGTCGCGCCGCTCAACCGGGAAGCGACCTCCGGGCTGCACGGCAAGCGGGCGGTGACGCTCGCCGCGTACCAGAAGCTGGTACACAGCCGCTACGCGGACAAACTGCCGGGTTCCGCGTACGACCGCAAAGGACTCGCCGGCGGCTTCCGTCTGGCTTCCGCTTCCACGCCGTCACCTTCGTCCTCGGCGCCTCTGCAACTCGGCGCCTCGGGATTGGTGGCGGTCGCGTTCGCCGGTGGCGTCATTGCGGTACGGCGCCGCAATCGCCGGCGGCCACAGGCGAATTGAAGGGGCACTGACGGGCACTGACGAGCCCCTGACGCCCGCTGACGAACCACGCCGATCCGGCCTCGTACGCATCCCCATGTGACGAAGCCGCCGCGCCGCGGCGCACACCGCCACCGTGTGCGCCGCGGCCCGCAAACGATCCTGGACGAAGGCATCTGACGACATGAAACACGCGAAACACGCACGAAGGCGCCACTCCCGGCTACGCGCCCGGGTGGTCGGCACCACGGGAACACTGGCCGTCGTCCTGGGTGCCGGAGTCGCTCCGGCCGTCGCCGCCGGTAA is a genomic window of Streptomyces gilvosporeus containing:
- a CDS encoding ABC transporter substrate-binding protein — protein: MATHHRVRAGALLCCLGLTVLGLGACQEAGTTRPVAPSRAESAAQAGGTTALIKAARHEGRLNTVALPRQWAAYGRLIDRFEKKYGIKVVIDNPYGHSEQEIDAVKRHRGRKRAPDVLDLGDSFAQSAARQNLLAPYRVAQFDQIPPEQKDPQARWYNNYGGYVSIGCDAARVRTCPESFADLLQPAYKGLVAIHGDPTIAGSAFAAVYAAALANGGSFDNIQPGIDFFAHLDKIGNYNRADPNPIAIAKGRTPISIEWDYLNLQHIDQLRGTGVHWKVSIPFDGSFSQYYAQAINKDAPHPAAARLWEEYLFSPEGQNLRLVDYARPVLMAAMEKNGTLDQTLAARLPTVEGTPQFPTEAQLNEALRTVQENWAKAVGG
- a CDS encoding glycoside hydrolase family 35 protein, with product MTQFSRRRFLSAAMVGAASAGVVLGGGRATLAQAESPRGLTIRGKEFLLDGKPFRILSGAFHYFRTHPKDWRDRLLRMRAMGLNTVETYVAWNFHQPYEKKADFTGWRDVAAFVRTADEVGLKVIVRPGPYICAEWDFGGLPAWLLKDKDAPLRRSDPAYERAVDAWFAELLPRFVDLQATRGGPVIAMQVENEYGSYGHDHAYLAHLRDTMRAQGIDSLLFCSNGATQQALKDGSLPDLLSTVNFDGDPTGPFAELRAFQPDKPLWCTEFWDGWFDHWGEQHHTTDPAQTAADVEKILAAGASLNLYMAVGGTNFGWYAGANLSGSGAYQPTVTSYDYNSPISESGELTEKFHAVRKVLAKYTQLPNAPLPATPPRMPAQQITVRDSVPLRDALDALSGTPVRRATPVPMEALGQPHGLIHYRTRVRGPQGTKGLRITGLGDRALVFVDGKRIGTFDRNQPDHSVDVTVAGASGTLDVLVDPTGRVNFGQGLNDPKGISGQVLLDGEALRNWEIRRLPLDDLSALEFGRVHTPTGPAFHRARVHVDTPADGFLAFPGWDKGMVWLNGFALGRYWSLGPQVTLYAPSHLWRRGRNELVVLEMERTGDRIEVRSAPDVG
- a CDS encoding papain-like cysteine protease family protein codes for the protein MRLPRFKTLWRTLTLIALTAITAGFLLSGGTARAGSVTATVTGGQGNYRSVNERSSSSLSAHIVGRATVGSKVSLTCRVQGDAVENDSRWIWSDSGSFYIANAFLKGNTDNLPTCTSRHAKSSRRVALTINMEKQVQDQWCWDASGLTIAKYWGYNQYSQQDFCRLAAQNSNLSCDNQPATLDDLANGLGNIGLSNTGYDLSRNASFSEVGKEIDGQRPFAVRIGWNSGGGHMNVIYGYDPSSQMVAVGDPWQTTQTYTWWNYSDYVSNSSFQWTHSRIGIHK